Proteins encoded in a region of the Mixophyes fleayi isolate aMixFle1 chromosome 5, aMixFle1.hap1, whole genome shotgun sequence genome:
- the ZNF438 gene encoding zinc finger protein 438, with product MHHVQEICVGKAASPDETKMHLGSTGPTGRKIVPNTTHFRTIAPKVSPKIVSSCLSSSYPPSMPDIAPPGSKPLIINTQNYTLMKVASHDGTFSLVALPQVSPPMGGSVIQTTGIPLHENPKLPIPRYQPTQSKKQLNKKAKVLNKPKVGKSAVLVTQDRHSESITKFDPKQEAQTRKHIPMTAAEDADSESSIFLGSGTEVGKVNNCALPCVEKGLPTTFSTGSPINLSVDAERADNGTLVRCKSNKVVDSTNSLSVLSPMVFGSPVHFIQSVPKGKLPILPYSKIKKSVVSKCNQSAGLGKIPLVNVGRSGVQTSSKKVQATPPSITVPHVSAPDGPCQPNVGILRQQTGVVGKKRGKKRKASGETGCQPKMKLVGSKLIVCKDKVRAQVVNESDKKFVSVKKYRNIMPKPIVEIQSLASLGASTSVLQAHLAESTIRHRLLSIRPHRWKQGDHFSLTQNNDCKMSSAAKVVYKCHICDHSFQFKHHLQDHLNSHTNKRPYHCRLCRKAYVHSGSLSTHMKLHHSESRLKKLMCCEFCAKVFGHIRVYFGHLKEVHRVIISTESSVKQLEKKILTLKVKDEVNSLDRNKNGSHEDDTIPGQADKIRLKIKCGRCSFIAPTFSDMKPHLFREHGEEFGEILQEGVLEQRQGAQEEVGKQATHHWKLLSERRNVVKCHSYGEEPVGSSRLGELVRISDTAHSEFSEVESTPSREGQESSSQKDLPSGSCTEVKFCCGNHFNCLLCKEVFEVQNKLFEHWEKQHNCENPLVLWTVFSSLLKKQEETS from the exons atgcatCATGTCCAGGAGATATGTGTTGGAAAAGCCGCATCTCCAG ATGAGACGAAGATGCACCTTGGATCCACCGGGCCAACTGGCAGGAAGATTGTACCTAACACGACCCATTTTAGAACCATTGCACCGAAAGTTTCACCAAAGATTGTTTCTTCCTGTTTGTCATCAAGTTATCCACCTTCCATGCCAGACATTGCACCGCCAGGTTCTAAACCCTTGATTATTAATACACAGAACTATACTTTGATGAAAGTAGCCAGTCATGATGGTACTTTCTCTCTAGTAGCTTTACCACAAGTCTCTCCTCCAATGGGTGGATCAGTAATACAAACCACGGGCATACCTCTGCATGAAAATCCTAAATTGCCCATTCCAAGGTACCAACCTACTCAAAGCAAGAAGCAGTTGAACAAAAAGGCAAAGGTTCTGAATAAACCTAAAGTAGGAAAGTCCGCTGTACTTGTAACTCAAGACCGTCATTCTGAAAGCATTACAAAATTTGACCCTAAACAGGAAGCTCAAACGAGAAAACATATTCCCATGACAGCAGCAGAAGACGCCGATTCTGAAAGTAGCATTTTTCTAGGAAGTGGAACAGAAGTTGGTAAAGTAAATAATTGTGCTTTGCCATGCGTTGAGAAAGGTCTGCCTACCACATTTAGCACTGGTAGTCCTATAAATCTCAGTGTGGATGCTGAGAGAGCAGACAATGGAACATTGGTTCGATGTAAAAGCAACAAAGTGGTCGATTCTACAAACTCATTATCGGTCCTCTCTCCAATGGTGTTTGGCAGTCCGGTTCATTTCATCCAGTCTGTTCCTAAGGGAAAACTACCAATCTTGCCTTATTCAAAGATTAAGAAATCAGTTGTTTCTAAATGTAATCAGTCAGCAGGTTTGGGAAAAATTCCACTTGTGAATGTAGGGCGGTCTGGAGTACAGACCTCTTCAAAGAAAGTGCAAGCTACCCCTCCTTCAATCACGGTTCCACATGTCTCCGCGCCTGACGGTCCATGCCAACCTAATGTGGGCATTTTGAGACAACAAACTGGTGTGGTAGGAAAGAAAAGAGGAAAGAAACGAAAGGCTTCTGGTGAGACCGGCTGCCAACCTAAAATGAAACTGGTTGGAAGCAAACTAATTGTATGCAAGGATAAAGTCAGAGCTCAGGTTGTTAATGAGAGTGACAAAAAGTTTGTGTCTGTGAAAAAATACAGGAACATTATGCCAAAGCCAATTGTGGAAATTCAGAGCTTGGCATCACTGGGGGCCTCTACCTCTGTATTACAAGCTCACTTGGCAGAATCTACTATTAGACATAGATTGCTCAGTATTAGGCCACATAGGTGGAAGCAAGGTGATCATTTTTCATTGACTCAAAACAATGACTGTAAAATGTCTTCAGCGGCAAAGGTAGTTTACAAGTGTCATATTTGCGATCATAGTTTTCAGTTCAAGCATCACCTACAAGATCACTTAAACAGTCACACCAACAAGAGACCGTACCATTGCCGTCTATGCCGCAAAGCCTATGTACACTCGGGTAGTCTCAGCACGCACATGAAGCTTCACCATAGCGAGAGCCGTCTCAAGAAGCTGATGTGCTGTGAGTTTTGTGCTAAGGTGTTTGGCCACATTAGAGTATATTTTGGCCATCTTAAAGAAGTGCATCGAGTTATCATCAGCACAGAGTCTTCAGTTAAACAACTTGAGAAAAAAATTCTGACCCTCAAGGTAAAGGATGAAGTAAACTCATTGGATAG GAACAAGAATGGTAGTCATGAAGATGACACCATTCCAGGACAAGCTGATAAGATCAGGCTGAAAATAAAATGTGGGCGTTGTTCTTTCATAGCGCctacattttcagatatgaaacccCATTTGTTTCGTGAACACGGAGAAGAATTTGGTGAAATTTTGCAGGAGGGTGTTTTAGAGCAGCGACAGGGTGCTCAAGAGGAAGTGGGCAAACAAGCAACCCACCACTGGAAACTGCTCAGCGAGAGGCGGAATGTGGTCAAGTGTCATAGCTATGGTGAGGAGCCGGTTGGTTCTAGCAGACTGGGGGAACTTGTACGGATTTCTGACACGGCTCATAGTGAATTTTCTGAAGTTGAGTCCACTCCATCAAGGGAGGGACAAGAAAGCTCAAGTCAGAAAGATCTTCCTTCTGGATCATGCACAGAAGTTAAGTTCTGCTGTGGAAATCATTTTAACTGCCTGTTGTGTAAGGAAGTGTTTGAAGTCCAAAATAAACTCTTTGAACATTGGGAAAAGCAGCACAACTGTGAGAACCCCTTAGTGCTTTGGACAGTCTTCAGTTCATTGCTCAAGAAGCAGGAAGAAACGTCTTAG